One window of Luteolibacter sp. Y139 genomic DNA carries:
- a CDS encoding Ig-like domain-containing protein: MACLTGLAHASHLKGGSVTWKRDTTVTTSFVAKAEVIINFDLSAASGLLDPIEPDSTHIPTVNNHPFYKVGDIVGSSVTLDWGEGPTVSLTEFKVVAVDPAAQIVSAKAVEYDPDGDADNDGIPDTEDIVPKHVYGWPTGVTSRDITVSASARDDSEELVNRTNTLMRIRSRVTKAEGNTPPAFNPADATLFVVPQGLPAEPKVTFEVPKAFDPEAAMTVPEEERDTVKYSFIEHESDASDMDTENDKSWEELQGMTITEDGHITWDTSNISQTIKTFSVQVVAKDYAPGSTTPKSSTTVELQLWVNDTTQEGKPEIEVFPASEKIYFREGEKGSFKVIGFDHGENSRLVLHHTPAELPLGARLLPTAGFAGAGEDNEGDHLTCTFDWTPTEAQAGQEYKMSFQFEDDDELLSKVVEVTVKVLGETEDPPPAEPLVLTVSQTSFTDVPQGTTITFTATGTCAATPGVPLAINSHSEIPEGATFTPQLPARADSDVGVGVETTFSWHTDSHDATLPDEPIEIELVLSDAYGRTQTQTVSITLQDPPPAPLITLAAGTTTPVTGTMWNSLLVNFDATGGSRQHPGLNFQALDGGELVRTEMDSPASNLLFWRLTPGQVQAGSGTLHVKVTDEWGANAVLSVPYVVSNPSAPAWWGPGAVLTGGAAVDFSMANQGQLKAIVTSAFTKLKVEYPDAETSTEEGIALAAYVNGLEAGTNNYEPLRQGQLKHAASLFYQAIGKLRGKEDMGLPWPEGTDDVNNYAAVTVGQVKMIFSFPQPLGGVVFNEPPTSVVITSPKNGATIIGEQDIEVKASATDPDEVIDRVDFYEGGVLFGTDSSAPYSAVFPAAALGEHVFKAKVVDNQGLSLTSRPVTVTVVPDAPDLVEIKSPAADSHFPAGQTVPIEVKVNDPDNNLVQMELYEGTTLIGTYGASASGTYTLSWLQATPGTYDLSVRVIDAEAQELTSAPVELVRDFNPGPDVVVYRPAQNDRTPAYKKTGANTSIPTGTIEIDAMVTDVHGVQSVRFYGGPAGGSLTLLEEDYGAPFACSWSGLSAGSYEVRLVATDIYGATTTIDRDVTVVAPTTVVLQQGLNRVTLLPDATNGYTGMADTYIRSSVPNMTAGSDPTLLFDEGHPASYGLMYWPLVPGLTGIPSTATVLDAKITFDVISAGTCHCQVLPVKKDWDETAATWNTTGLAYAWDTPGAKGSGDAGGYGLAYMAHGSAGTREMGFEDVRPLQAWIGGTPVIDGINYGTNQGFKIDVWGETVKDEDPFVVSSSEATDVTKRPKLTITYYQD; the protein is encoded by the coding sequence ATGGCGTGCCTGACAGGGCTCGCCCATGCTTCCCACCTGAAGGGTGGGTCGGTCACCTGGAAGCGGGATACAACAGTAACCACCAGCTTCGTCGCGAAGGCGGAGGTGATCATCAACTTCGACTTGTCGGCAGCTTCAGGTCTGCTTGACCCGATCGAGCCGGATTCCACCCACATCCCGACGGTCAACAATCACCCCTTCTACAAGGTGGGCGACATCGTGGGCTCGAGCGTGACCTTGGATTGGGGAGAAGGCCCGACGGTATCACTCACCGAATTCAAGGTGGTGGCGGTGGATCCGGCTGCCCAGATCGTATCGGCGAAAGCGGTGGAGTATGACCCGGACGGTGACGCCGATAACGATGGTATCCCGGATACCGAGGATATCGTCCCGAAACACGTCTATGGCTGGCCGACGGGTGTGACTTCCCGCGACATCACGGTTTCGGCTAGCGCCCGGGACGATTCGGAAGAGCTGGTCAATCGCACCAACACACTGATGCGGATCCGCAGCCGGGTGACGAAGGCCGAGGGCAATACGCCGCCGGCATTCAATCCTGCGGATGCGACCCTGTTTGTGGTGCCCCAGGGGCTGCCCGCCGAACCGAAGGTGACCTTCGAGGTGCCAAAGGCATTCGATCCGGAGGCCGCCATGACGGTGCCGGAGGAGGAGCGTGACACGGTGAAGTACAGCTTCATCGAGCACGAGTCGGATGCCTCCGACATGGATACCGAGAACGACAAGTCGTGGGAGGAACTCCAGGGGATGACGATCACCGAGGATGGCCATATCACGTGGGATACTTCGAATATCAGCCAGACGATCAAGACCTTCTCCGTCCAGGTGGTGGCGAAGGACTATGCGCCCGGCAGCACGACCCCGAAGTCGAGCACGACGGTGGAGCTCCAGCTGTGGGTGAATGACACCACGCAGGAGGGCAAGCCGGAGATCGAGGTATTTCCGGCGAGCGAGAAGATTTACTTTCGTGAGGGCGAGAAGGGTAGTTTCAAGGTGATCGGATTCGATCATGGCGAGAATTCGCGCCTGGTGCTGCACCACACTCCGGCGGAACTCCCGCTGGGAGCCAGGCTGCTGCCGACCGCGGGATTCGCGGGGGCAGGGGAGGACAACGAGGGTGACCACCTGACGTGCACCTTCGATTGGACGCCGACGGAAGCGCAGGCGGGCCAGGAATATAAGATGAGCTTCCAGTTCGAGGACGACGATGAGCTCCTGTCGAAAGTGGTGGAGGTGACGGTGAAAGTGCTGGGTGAGACGGAGGACCCACCGCCGGCGGAGCCGTTGGTGCTGACGGTGAGCCAGACGAGCTTCACGGATGTGCCGCAGGGGACGACGATCACCTTCACGGCCACGGGCACCTGTGCTGCGACGCCGGGTGTGCCGCTGGCGATCAACTCGCACAGTGAGATTCCGGAAGGGGCGACCTTCACGCCGCAGCTGCCAGCGAGGGCGGACAGCGATGTGGGTGTGGGGGTGGAAACGACCTTCTCGTGGCATACGGACTCGCATGATGCCACGCTGCCGGACGAGCCGATCGAGATCGAGCTGGTGCTGTCCGATGCGTATGGCCGGACGCAGACCCAGACGGTGAGCATCACGCTGCAGGATCCGCCGCCGGCGCCATTGATCACGCTGGCTGCGGGGACGACGACGCCGGTGACCGGGACGATGTGGAATAGCCTGCTGGTGAACTTCGATGCGACCGGCGGCAGTCGCCAGCATCCGGGGCTGAACTTCCAGGCGCTGGATGGCGGTGAGCTGGTGAGGACGGAGATGGACTCGCCTGCTTCGAATCTCTTGTTCTGGCGCCTGACGCCGGGCCAGGTGCAGGCGGGGAGCGGAACGCTGCACGTGAAGGTGACGGATGAGTGGGGCGCGAATGCCGTGCTCAGCGTCCCCTACGTGGTGAGCAATCCGTCCGCGCCGGCATGGTGGGGTCCGGGAGCCGTTCTAACAGGTGGGGCTGCGGTGGATTTCAGCATGGCGAACCAAGGCCAGCTGAAGGCGATCGTGACGAGTGCCTTCACGAAGCTGAAGGTGGAATACCCCGATGCCGAAACGTCGACTGAGGAGGGGATCGCGCTGGCTGCGTATGTGAATGGCCTGGAAGCAGGGACCAACAACTACGAGCCGCTGCGGCAGGGTCAGCTGAAGCATGCGGCGAGCTTGTTTTACCAGGCGATCGGCAAGCTGCGGGGCAAGGAGGACATGGGCCTGCCGTGGCCAGAGGGCACGGATGACGTGAACAACTACGCGGCGGTGACGGTGGGACAGGTGAAGATGATCTTCAGCTTCCCGCAGCCACTGGGCGGTGTGGTCTTCAATGAGCCGCCGACCTCGGTGGTGATCACGAGTCCAAAGAACGGGGCGACGATCATCGGGGAGCAGGACATCGAGGTGAAGGCCTCGGCGACCGATCCTGACGAGGTGATCGACCGGGTGGACTTCTACGAGGGCGGTGTGCTGTTTGGCACCGATAGCTCGGCACCTTACTCGGCGGTCTTCCCGGCGGCAGCGCTGGGCGAGCATGTCTTCAAGGCGAAGGTGGTGGATAATCAGGGGCTGTCACTGACGTCCCGCCCGGTGACGGTGACGGTGGTGCCGGATGCACCGGACCTGGTGGAGATCAAGAGTCCGGCGGCGGATAGCCATTTCCCTGCCGGGCAGACGGTGCCGATCGAGGTGAAAGTGAACGATCCCGACAATAACCTGGTGCAGATGGAGCTGTACGAAGGGACGACCTTGATCGGGACGTATGGTGCCTCGGCTTCGGGGACCTACACGCTCTCTTGGCTGCAAGCCACGCCGGGGACGTATGATCTGAGCGTGCGGGTCATCGATGCGGAAGCGCAGGAGCTGACTTCCGCGCCGGTGGAGCTGGTGCGGGATTTCAATCCCGGTCCGGACGTGGTGGTGTACAGGCCGGCGCAGAACGACCGGACTCCAGCCTACAAGAAGACGGGGGCGAACACGAGCATCCCGACGGGGACGATCGAGATCGATGCGATGGTGACGGATGTCCACGGGGTGCAGTCCGTGCGCTTCTACGGCGGCCCGGCCGGTGGATCGCTGACGCTGCTGGAAGAGGACTACGGTGCGCCCTTCGCTTGCTCGTGGAGCGGCCTGTCGGCAGGAAGCTACGAGGTGCGGTTGGTGGCGACGGACATCTATGGTGCCACGACCACGATCGACCGTGACGTGACGGTGGTGGCGCCGACGACGGTGGTGCTGCAGCAAGGCCTGAACCGGGTGACGCTGCTTCCGGATGCGACGAATGGGTATACGGGAATGGCAGATACCTACATCCGCTCGAGCGTGCCGAACATGACGGCGGGCAGTGATCCGACCTTGCTCTTCGACGAGGGGCATCCGGCGAGCTACGGCCTGATGTATTGGCCGCTGGTACCGGGGCTGACCGGGATCCCGTCCACGGCGACGGTGCTGGATGCGAAGATCACTTTCGACGTGATCAGCGCGGGCACCTGCCATTGCCAGGTTCTGCCGGTTAAAAAGGATTGGGATGAAACGGCTGCCACGTGGAATACCACCGGCCTGGCCTACGCTTGGGATACGCCGGGGGCAAAGGGCTCCGGTGATGCCGGCGGATACGGGCTGGCTTACATGGCGCACGGCAGCGCCGGCACGCGTGAGATGGGCTTCGAAGACGTGCGGCCGCTGCAAGCCTGGATTGGCGGGACGCCGGTCATCGACGGCATCAACTATGGTACGAACCAAGGCTTCAAGATCGATGTCTGGGGCGAAACCGTGAAGGATGAGGATCCCTTCGTGGTGAGCTCGTCGGAAGCCACGGACGTGACCAAGCGGCCGAAGCTGACGATCACGTATTATCAGGACTGA
- a CDS encoding type II secretion system protein GspG translates to MGSEWAWLLMSVLSTVITLWDFAVALFPAVGWMVVVWLMWRCSRAEEPMASFRRWLSTMVIVAGVSTAEGMWVRRDWAQAEEHEMRRSARDAMKQIELAVDSYYWARGEWPAGGNREVMATLLKGREDGGGGYLNRGNVRLGADGSALDPWRRPYLMEVRGEKMRVWSAGKDGVSGTGDDVF, encoded by the coding sequence ATGGGTTCCGAGTGGGCCTGGCTTTTGATGAGCGTGCTTTCCACCGTGATCACCTTGTGGGACTTCGCCGTGGCTTTGTTTCCGGCGGTGGGATGGATGGTGGTGGTGTGGCTGATGTGGCGGTGCTCGAGGGCGGAGGAGCCGATGGCGAGTTTCAGGAGGTGGCTGTCGACGATGGTGATCGTGGCGGGTGTCTCGACGGCGGAGGGGATGTGGGTGCGGCGAGATTGGGCGCAGGCGGAGGAGCACGAGATGAGGCGCAGCGCGAGGGATGCGATGAAGCAGATCGAGCTGGCGGTGGATTCTTACTATTGGGCTCGCGGCGAGTGGCCGGCGGGTGGGAATCGGGAGGTGATGGCGACGCTGCTGAAGGGGCGGGAGGATGGCGGTGGTGGGTATTTGAATCGGGGGAATGTGAGGCTGGGGGCGGATGGGTCGGCGCTGGATCCGTGGCGGCGGCCGTATTTGATGGAGGTGCGAGGGGAGAAGATGAGGGTGTGGTCGGCGGGGAAGGATGGGGTGTCGGGGACGGGGGACGATGTTTTCTAA
- a CDS encoding DUF6799 domain-containing protein, with the protein MKSMINTLASGLIALSAIGMAAAANHDGVMMKDGKMMAMKDGEKMAMAEDMTMKDGTKVMKDGSVMSTDGKKWMLKDGDMIDMDGHYMTHVLKDGVFMMDGKMMAVKGGEKMALSEEMTLSDGSKVMTDGSVMSKEGKKWQLKDGDMIMADGRAVLDGSVIMKEGKLMVVKDCMAMPVKKEMSFDNGTKLMPDGSVMMKGGEKGMMKDDDMIQKDGTMLKGGRAN; encoded by the coding sequence ATGAAATCAATGATCAATACGCTCGCCTCAGGTCTCATCGCCCTTTCAGCCATCGGCATGGCGGCCGCGGCGAATCACGATGGCGTGATGATGAAGGACGGCAAGATGATGGCGATGAAGGACGGCGAGAAGATGGCCATGGCAGAGGACATGACGATGAAGGACGGCACGAAGGTGATGAAGGATGGCAGCGTGATGTCCACGGATGGCAAGAAGTGGATGCTGAAGGATGGCGACATGATCGACATGGACGGCCACTACATGACGCACGTGCTGAAGGACGGCGTCTTCATGATGGACGGGAAGATGATGGCGGTGAAGGGCGGCGAGAAGATGGCCCTTTCCGAAGAGATGACCCTGAGCGACGGGAGCAAGGTGATGACGGATGGCTCCGTGATGTCGAAGGAGGGAAAGAAGTGGCAGCTGAAGGATGGTGACATGATCATGGCCGACGGTCGTGCCGTGCTGGATGGCTCGGTGATCATGAAGGAGGGCAAGCTGATGGTGGTGAAGGATTGTATGGCGATGCCGGTGAAGAAGGAGATGTCCTTCGACAATGGCACGAAGCTGATGCCGGATGGATCGGTGATGATGAAGGGCGGCGAGAAGGGGATGATGAAGGACGACGACATGATCCAGAAGGACGGCACGATGTTGAAGGGTGGCCGGGCCAACTAA
- a CDS encoding arylsulfatase — MPRLTLHLSFLLTLTLPLAAQTLPITTNLKLHLDASSLSSLPNNATVTSWPDLATTYIPGDTAQNATLTNGLGTPKFISSDPLLGNKPAVSFAGTDALGFAGSLGLNSAEAAQPFTVFVVATNNKTAISPAISIGDIHNGISDGAAGASLKCDLSTTAAGLRFNDGSRLFGTGNFEANKYHIGMFRMAAGETYAAGTFRSDNRTATQSSVANGTRTPNFADEGYHIGAGINSANGNLEERMNGRIAEILFYNRALTETESNQVGLYLTQKYSLTTNYTPPGPDTRPNVLLILMDDTGWSDLGCYGGEAHTPRIDALAANGVRFRNFHNTARCSTTRAALLTGNYTHQVAQNPGASLPDLRTDNNITIPELLRDKGYRTYMAGKWHLGTDPGERTTDRGFQHVFGFGAQASGSGADYWDESQYTLKSLDNEIPQRTYPANTFYQSDAIADHAIDFIDHHLAKSDSSKFFLYLPFNPPHFSLQAPAALADTYMATYAQGWDVVRQARYDRMRALGIIDATYPEAPFSDTPYNTNPVIQPVPAWNTLDADRKADLVRRMALYTAMIDRVDYSIGRVIDRLQTANLLDNTIVLLMTDNGGNAEGGVFGKSYGTNNRAPLTGNELTNAGQRGMNDNLWLGGGWANVCNVPFRYYKRFSHEGGIRTPLIVHWPAGIVQPNRWTDQNGHLIDIMATIAAATGSPVPTTFAGHTVLPPEGTSLLPILQNQATFPRQLGYEHESTRAWVDGEWKLVTKTFASTDGTSPANALELYHITTDPTELHNLAATEPERLKAMVTAWNAWATRVGVPTGRLLHTPIATPAPLSTDLFVDNFNRDDSVDADEDSQGMSGSRVPPIGANNAYYEGFEGSGTADSIQISEGALQVAVGVGMAENGISHNFIGQDIIDAGGFSVQMNIRAISDTTGTQPADRYLGFGVGLNKTEASLGSDISGPNSFRGSTTNPTGKADFFIDLDLNGNLKAWRKGQLIATVNVGKTTGTLTAKFALTGFTTTSNVEVTVFFEGKAIDLNPADPNSITQSFTWDANDMNYIGISGRANEYTELDNLAIRKLPLADTLSTEHAIQKGLAGTDTAPNADPDHDGRPNFLEWATGTDPNVPDTNLAPITLLEATPSNSTLRFQSRRLTQATQSDLDYTILISEDLEHWTPITPLTISSPTPIPNNPGYETVELQLPPTSFTGTNTLFVIIDTKPKQGT, encoded by the coding sequence ATGCCGCGCCTCACCCTACATCTCTCTTTCCTCCTCACGCTCACTCTTCCCCTAGCGGCCCAAACCCTCCCCATCACCACCAACCTAAAACTCCACCTCGACGCCTCCTCCCTATCCTCTCTCCCAAACAACGCCACCGTCACCTCCTGGCCCGACCTCGCCACCACCTACATCCCCGGCGACACCGCCCAAAACGCCACCCTCACCAACGGCCTCGGCACCCCCAAATTCATCTCATCCGACCCCCTGCTCGGAAACAAACCCGCCGTCTCCTTCGCCGGCACCGATGCCCTCGGCTTCGCCGGCTCCCTCGGCCTGAACTCCGCCGAAGCCGCCCAGCCCTTCACCGTCTTCGTCGTCGCCACGAACAACAAGACCGCCATCTCCCCCGCCATCTCCATCGGCGACATCCACAATGGCATCTCCGACGGCGCAGCAGGCGCATCCCTCAAATGCGACCTCTCCACCACCGCCGCCGGCCTCCGCTTCAATGACGGCTCCCGCCTCTTCGGCACCGGAAATTTCGAGGCAAACAAGTACCACATCGGCATGTTCCGCATGGCCGCCGGCGAAACCTACGCCGCCGGCACCTTCCGCAGCGACAACCGCACCGCCACCCAGAGCAGCGTCGCCAACGGCACCCGCACCCCGAACTTCGCCGACGAAGGCTACCACATCGGTGCCGGCATCAACTCCGCCAATGGCAACCTTGAAGAGCGCATGAACGGCCGCATCGCCGAGATCCTCTTCTACAATCGCGCTCTAACAGAAACCGAATCCAACCAGGTCGGCCTCTACCTCACCCAGAAGTACAGCCTCACCACGAACTACACCCCACCCGGCCCCGATACCCGCCCGAATGTCCTCCTCATCCTCATGGATGACACCGGCTGGAGCGACCTCGGCTGCTACGGCGGCGAAGCCCACACCCCGCGCATCGATGCCCTCGCGGCCAATGGCGTCCGCTTCCGCAACTTTCACAATACCGCCCGCTGCTCCACCACCCGCGCCGCCCTTCTCACAGGGAACTACACCCACCAGGTCGCCCAAAATCCCGGAGCCTCCCTCCCCGACCTCCGCACCGATAACAACATCACCATCCCCGAGCTCCTCCGCGACAAAGGCTACCGCACCTACATGGCCGGCAAGTGGCACCTCGGCACCGATCCCGGCGAGCGCACCACCGACCGCGGCTTCCAGCACGTCTTCGGCTTCGGCGCCCAGGCCAGCGGCTCCGGCGCGGACTATTGGGATGAATCCCAATACACCCTCAAGTCCCTCGACAACGAGATCCCCCAGCGCACCTACCCCGCGAATACCTTCTACCAGAGCGACGCCATCGCCGACCACGCCATCGACTTCATCGATCACCACCTCGCGAAGTCGGACAGCAGCAAGTTCTTCCTCTACCTCCCCTTCAATCCACCGCACTTCTCGCTGCAAGCCCCGGCCGCCCTCGCCGACACCTACATGGCCACCTACGCCCAGGGATGGGACGTTGTGAGACAGGCCCGCTACGATCGCATGCGCGCCCTCGGCATCATCGATGCCACCTACCCCGAAGCCCCCTTCAGCGACACCCCGTATAATACCAACCCCGTCATCCAGCCCGTCCCCGCCTGGAACACGCTCGATGCCGATCGCAAGGCCGACCTCGTCCGCCGCATGGCCCTCTACACCGCCATGATCGATCGCGTCGACTACTCCATCGGCCGCGTCATCGATCGCCTGCAAACCGCCAACCTCTTGGACAATACCATCGTCCTCCTCATGACCGACAATGGCGGCAATGCCGAAGGCGGCGTCTTCGGAAAATCCTACGGCACCAATAACCGCGCACCCCTCACTGGCAATGAACTCACCAATGCCGGCCAGCGCGGCATGAATGACAACCTCTGGCTAGGCGGCGGCTGGGCCAATGTCTGCAATGTCCCCTTCCGCTACTACAAGCGCTTCTCCCACGAGGGCGGCATACGTACGCCACTCATCGTACATTGGCCCGCCGGCATCGTGCAGCCGAACCGCTGGACGGATCAGAATGGCCACCTCATCGACATCATGGCCACCATCGCCGCCGCCACGGGCTCGCCCGTCCCCACCACCTTCGCCGGCCACACCGTCCTCCCGCCCGAAGGCACCAGCCTCCTCCCCATCCTCCAGAACCAAGCCACCTTCCCGCGCCAACTCGGCTACGAGCACGAGTCCACCCGCGCCTGGGTTGATGGCGAGTGGAAGCTCGTCACCAAGACCTTCGCCTCCACCGATGGCACCTCACCCGCGAATGCCCTCGAGCTCTACCACATCACCACCGACCCCACCGAGCTCCACAATCTCGCCGCCACCGAGCCCGAGCGCCTGAAGGCCATGGTCACCGCCTGGAATGCCTGGGCCACCCGCGTCGGCGTCCCCACCGGCCGCCTCCTCCACACCCCCATCGCCACACCCGCACCACTCTCCACCGACCTCTTCGTCGACAATTTCAACCGCGACGACTCCGTCGACGCCGACGAGGATTCACAAGGCATGTCCGGCTCCCGCGTCCCACCCATCGGCGCGAACAATGCCTACTACGAAGGCTTCGAAGGCAGCGGCACCGCCGACTCGATCCAGATCTCGGAAGGCGCGCTGCAAGTCGCAGTAGGCGTTGGCATGGCCGAAAACGGCATCAGCCATAACTTCATCGGCCAGGACATCATCGATGCCGGCGGCTTCTCCGTGCAGATGAATATCCGCGCCATCAGCGACACCACTGGCACCCAGCCCGCCGACCGCTACCTCGGCTTCGGCGTCGGCCTGAACAAGACCGAAGCCTCCCTCGGCAGCGACATCTCCGGCCCTAACAGCTTCCGCGGCAGCACCACCAACCCAACGGGCAAAGCCGACTTCTTCATCGACCTCGACCTCAATGGCAACCTCAAGGCCTGGCGCAAGGGCCAGCTCATCGCCACCGTCAACGTCGGCAAAACCACCGGCACTCTCACCGCCAAGTTCGCCCTCACCGGCTTCACCACCACCAGCAACGTGGAGGTCACCGTCTTCTTCGAAGGCAAGGCCATCGACCTCAACCCCGCCGATCCCAACAGCATCACGCAAAGCTTCACCTGGGATGCCAACGACATGAACTACATCGGCATCAGCGGCCGCGCCAACGAATACACCGAGCTCGATAACCTCGCCATCCGCAAGCTCCCCCTCGCCGACACCCTCTCCACCGAGCACGCCATCCAAAAAGGCCTCGCCGGCACCGACACCGCCCCGAACGCCGACCCCGACCACGACGGCCGCCCCAACTTCCTAGAATGGGCCACCGGCACCGACCCCAACGTCCCCGACACCAACCTAGCCCCCATCACCCTGTTAGAAGCCACCCCTTCCAACAGCACCCTCCGCTTCCAATCCCGCCGCCTCACCCAAGCCACCCAGTCCGACCTGGACTACACCATCCTCATCTCCGAAGACCTCGAACACTGGACCCCCATCACCCCACTCACCATCTCCTCCCCCACACCCATCCCCAACAACCCCGGCTACGAAACCGTAGAACTCCAACTCCCCCCCACCTCCTTCACCGGCACCAACACCCTCTTCGTCATCATCGACACCAAGCCCAAACAAGGCACCTGA